A stretch of Paracoccus sp. MA DNA encodes these proteins:
- a CDS encoding ABC transporter ATP-binding protein: MTSPYLHINGIRKTFGDVVATDHVELEIGEGEFMTFLGPSGSGKSTTLYILAGFQDPTAGDIRLRGKSILQTPSHKRNIGMVFQRYTLFPHLSVGENVAFPLRVRRAPQAEIAAKVKRALSLVRLDGFEDRMPANMSGGQQQRVALARALVYDPPVLLMDEPLSALDKKLREEIQYEIRRIHQQTGVTILYVTHDQEEALRLSDRIAVFNRGRIEQVGTGPELYASPATHFVADFIGDSAFLTGELAEVKEGRATLRFTDGTHLADVPMHGAGARGGKAELMLRPERIDLSDTVGPPGASLPVTIEDVTFLGNNSAVTARTSWGDPLYIRLNFGHPMMGSVSRGDKLHVRWQPQDAHVFTKE; this comes from the coding sequence ATGACCAGCCCCTATCTGCACATCAACGGAATTCGCAAGACCTTTGGAGACGTCGTTGCCACCGACCATGTCGAGCTGGAAATCGGCGAAGGCGAGTTCATGACCTTCCTCGGCCCCTCGGGCTCGGGCAAGTCGACGACGCTCTACATCCTGGCCGGTTTCCAGGATCCGACGGCTGGCGACATCAGGCTGCGCGGCAAGTCCATTCTGCAAACGCCGTCCCACAAGCGCAACATCGGCATGGTCTTCCAGCGCTACACGCTGTTCCCGCATCTTTCGGTGGGCGAAAACGTGGCCTTTCCCCTGCGCGTGCGCCGCGCACCGCAAGCCGAGATCGCCGCCAAGGTCAAGCGCGCCCTGTCGCTGGTGCGCCTCGACGGGTTCGAGGACCGGATGCCCGCCAACATGTCCGGCGGCCAGCAGCAGCGTGTCGCCCTGGCCCGTGCCCTGGTCTACGATCCTCCGGTCCTGCTGATGGACGAGCCCTTGTCCGCGCTGGACAAGAAGCTGCGCGAGGAAATCCAGTATGAGATCCGCCGCATCCACCAGCAGACCGGCGTGACCATCCTCTACGTCACCCACGACCAGGAAGAGGCGCTGCGCCTGTCCGACCGCATCGCCGTCTTCAACCGCGGCAGGATCGAGCAGGTCGGCACCGGACCCGAGCTTTATGCCAGTCCCGCCACGCATTTCGTGGCCGATTTCATCGGCGACAGCGCCTTCCTGACCGGAGAACTGGCCGAGGTGAAGGAAGGCCGCGCGACGCTGCGTTTCACCGACGGCACCCATCTGGCCGACGTGCCGATGCACGGCGCGGGCGCGCGGGGCGGCAAGGCCGAACTGATGCTGCGCCCGGAACGGATCGACCTGTCTGATACGGTGGGCCCGCCGGGCGCTTCGCTTCCCGTGACCATCGAGGACGTGACTTTCCTGGGCAACAACAGCGCCGTGACTGCCCGCACCAGCTGGGGTGATCCGCTTTATATCCGGCTGAACTTCGGCCATCCGATGATGGGCAGCGTCAGCCGCGGGGACAAGCTGCATGTGCGCTGGCAGCCGCAGGATGCGCATGTGTTTACCAAGGAATGA
- a CDS encoding ABC transporter permease: MLMNFDKLGAWRWILSGICALMALFLLLPILFIVALSFGNSRWLIFPPPGWTLKWYGELFADPRWLQAAFTSAKIAAIVMVLSVAIGLLASLALVRGRFRGRAVLRGFFLTPMVLPVVIIAVALYAAFLRLGLNGTLVGFVIAHLIVALPFSIITISGALETFDPSIEDAAILCGASPWEARFRVTLPAISHGLFSAAIFSFLISWDEVVLAIFMASPTLQTLPVKVWTTLRQDLTPVIAAASTLLVLLTVVLMIAAALIRKGKSR; this comes from the coding sequence ATGCTGATGAATTTCGACAAGCTGGGCGCCTGGCGCTGGATCCTGTCCGGTATCTGCGCGCTGATGGCGCTGTTCCTGCTGCTGCCGATCCTGTTCATCGTCGCGCTGTCCTTCGGCAATTCGCGCTGGCTGATCTTTCCGCCACCGGGATGGACGCTGAAATGGTATGGCGAGCTTTTCGCCGATCCGCGCTGGCTGCAGGCCGCCTTCACCTCGGCCAAGATCGCCGCCATCGTCATGGTGCTCTCCGTCGCCATCGGCCTGCTGGCCTCGCTGGCGCTGGTGCGCGGCCGGTTCCGCGGGCGCGCGGTGCTGCGCGGATTCTTCCTGACCCCGATGGTCCTGCCGGTGGTCATCATCGCCGTCGCGCTTTACGCCGCCTTCCTGCGGCTGGGTCTGAACGGCACGCTGGTGGGCTTCGTCATCGCGCATCTGATCGTCGCCCTGCCCTTCTCGATCATCACCATCTCGGGCGCGCTAGAAACCTTCGACCCCTCCATCGAGGACGCCGCGATCCTCTGCGGCGCCAGCCCCTGGGAGGCACGCTTCCGCGTCACCCTGCCCGCGATCAGCCACGGGTTGTTCTCGGCCGCGATCTTCTCGTTCCTGATCTCCTGGGACGAGGTGGTGCTGGCGATCTTCATGGCCTCGCCTACGCTGCAGACCCTGCCGGTCAAGGTCTGGACCACGCTGCGCCAGGACCTGACGCCGGTGATCGCCGCCGCCTCGACCCTCCTCGTCCTGCTGACCGTGGTCCTGATGATCGCGGCCGCCCTGATCCGCAAAGGCAAATCCCGATGA
- a CDS encoding ABC transporter permease, which translates to MAMPALLLLLAFFVIPVAALLSRSVTEPVPGLQNYETLLGSATYLRIFFNTFLVSGLVTLITALIAFPVAWALAIMPSRVAAVVFAIILLSMWTNLLARTYAWMVLLQQTGLVNRMLMATGIIDQPLQLTNNLIGVTIGMVYIMLPFMILPLYGVIKKIDPAILQAAALCGATKGQALRRVLLPLATPGIASGALMVFVMSLGYFVTPSLLGGTANMMLAELIVQQVQSLLNWGMGGAAAFILLVVTLALYALQLRLFEGKAR; encoded by the coding sequence ATGGCCATGCCCGCCCTGCTGCTGCTTCTGGCGTTCTTCGTGATCCCGGTCGCGGCGCTTCTGAGCCGTTCGGTGACCGAACCGGTGCCGGGCCTGCAGAATTACGAGACCCTGCTCGGCTCGGCCACCTATCTGAGGATATTCTTCAACACCTTCCTGGTTTCGGGCCTCGTCACCCTGATCACCGCGCTCATTGCCTTTCCGGTGGCCTGGGCACTGGCGATCATGCCGTCCCGCGTCGCGGCCGTGGTCTTCGCCATCATCCTGCTGTCGATGTGGACGAACCTGCTGGCGCGCACCTACGCCTGGATGGTGCTTCTGCAACAGACCGGGCTGGTCAACCGGATGCTGATGGCCACCGGCATCATCGACCAACCGCTGCAGCTGACCAACAACCTGATCGGCGTCACCATCGGCATGGTCTATATCATGCTGCCCTTCATGATCCTGCCGCTCTACGGCGTGATCAAGAAGATCGACCCCGCGATCCTGCAGGCCGCCGCGCTTTGCGGTGCGACCAAGGGGCAGGCGTTACGGCGGGTGTTGCTGCCGCTGGCCACGCCCGGCATCGCCTCGGGGGCGCTGATGGTCTTCGTCATGTCGCTGGGCTATTTCGTCACCCCCTCGCTCTTGGGCGGCACCGCCAACATGATGCTGGCCGAGTTGATCGTGCAGCAGGTGCAGAGCCTCCTGAACTGGGGCATGGGGGGCGCCGCCGCCTTCATCCTGCTGGTCGTCACCCTGGCGCTTTATGCCCTGCAACTGCGCCTGTTCGAAGGAAAGGCCCGCTGA
- a CDS encoding ABC transporter substrate-binding protein, with product MKSLLAVAFVAMAASAANAQQMVFTSWGGTTQDAQTEFWAAPFTEKSGTAVLQDGPTDYGKIKAMVEAGAVAWDVVDTEFDWALQAGKAGLLEPLDFNVIDKAKLDPRFVSDYAVGSFYYSFVIGWNPANFSGDSQPQTMADLFDTEKFPGKRTFYKWSAPGVIEAALLADGVPADQLYPLDLDRAFKKLDTIKSSIIWWEGGAQSQQLLASGEAPIGLFWNGRLAALQADGMPVGISWQDNITAADALVVPKGARNKEAAMAFIAEATSAKAQADFATKTGYAPINLDSPALMEADLRATLPDAQTANQINADMAYWAEHRDEIGNRWYAWQAE from the coding sequence ATGAAATCGCTTCTCGCAGTCGCATTCGTCGCCATGGCGGCCAGTGCAGCCAACGCCCAGCAGATGGTCTTCACCTCCTGGGGCGGCACGACGCAGGATGCGCAGACGGAGTTCTGGGCCGCGCCCTTTACCGAAAAATCCGGCACCGCCGTCCTTCAGGACGGGCCGACCGACTACGGCAAGATCAAGGCCATGGTCGAGGCCGGCGCCGTCGCCTGGGACGTCGTCGACACCGAATTCGACTGGGCGCTTCAGGCCGGAAAGGCCGGGCTGCTCGAACCGCTCGACTTCAACGTCATCGACAAGGCCAAGCTGGACCCGCGCTTCGTGTCGGATTACGCGGTGGGATCGTTCTATTATTCCTTCGTGATCGGCTGGAACCCGGCGAACTTCTCCGGCGACAGCCAGCCGCAGACCATGGCCGACTTGTTCGATACCGAGAAATTCCCCGGCAAGCGCACCTTCTACAAATGGTCCGCCCCGGGCGTGATCGAGGCGGCGCTGCTGGCCGACGGCGTGCCGGCCGACCAGCTGTATCCGCTGGACCTCGACCGCGCCTTCAAGAAGCTGGACACGATCAAGTCCAGCATCATCTGGTGGGAAGGCGGCGCGCAAAGCCAGCAGTTGCTGGCCTCGGGTGAGGCGCCGATCGGGCTGTTCTGGAACGGCCGCCTGGCCGCGCTGCAAGCGGATGGAATGCCGGTCGGCATCAGCTGGCAGGACAACATCACCGCCGCCGATGCCCTGGTCGTGCCCAAGGGCGCCAGGAACAAGGAGGCCGCGATGGCCTTCATCGCCGAGGCGACCAGCGCCAAGGCGCAGGCGGATTTCGCAACCAAGACCGGCTACGCCCCGATCAATCTCGACTCGCCGGCGCTGATGGAGGCCGATCTGCGCGCCACCCTGCCCGACGCGCAGACCGCCAACCAGATCAATGCCGACATGGCCTATTGGGCCGAGCATCGCGATGAGATCGGCAACCGCTGGTATGCCTGGCAGGCGGAATGA
- a CDS encoding aldehyde dehydrogenase codes for MERFQHYIDGAFENGASSFDSLDPATGAPWARMPDASAADVDRAVRAAHRAFHAPDWAGLTASARGKLLLRLADLVAEAAPHLAELETRDTGKIIRETSAQIAYVAEYYRYYAGLADKIEGAHLSIDKPDMEVWLRREPVGVVAAIVPWNSQLFLSAVKLGPALAAGCTAVLKASEDGPAPLLEFARLVQQAGFPPGVVNILTGGPEAGKALTTHPLVAHIAFTGGPETARHIVRASAENLSRTSLELGGKSPFIVFDDADLDSAANAQVAGIFAATGQSCVAGSRLLVQNGIKDEMLARLKAKAEAVRIGAPGDISTEVGPLCTLRQRARIEEIVAASVAIGARLITGGQSPEGEGFYYPPTILDCSAVPDAPCVTQELFGPVLSVVGFDTEEDALRIANGTPYGLASGVFTRDLTRAHRMIRGIRAGVVWVNTYRAVSPIAPFGGHGLSGHGREGGLAAALDYTTVKTVWLRTSDDPIPDPFVMR; via the coding sequence ATGGAACGGTTCCAGCATTATATCGACGGCGCCTTCGAGAACGGCGCGAGCAGCTTCGACAGCCTCGACCCCGCCACCGGTGCGCCCTGGGCCAGAATGCCCGATGCCAGCGCGGCGGATGTGGACCGCGCCGTGCGCGCGGCCCATCGCGCCTTTCACGCGCCGGACTGGGCGGGGCTGACCGCCAGCGCGCGCGGCAAGCTGTTGCTGCGGCTGGCCGATCTGGTGGCCGAGGCGGCTCCGCACCTTGCCGAGCTGGAAACCCGGGACACCGGGAAGATCATCCGCGAGACCAGCGCGCAGATCGCGTATGTGGCCGAGTATTATCGTTATTATGCCGGTCTGGCGGACAAGATCGAGGGCGCCCACCTGTCCATCGACAAGCCCGACATGGAGGTCTGGCTCCGGCGTGAACCCGTCGGCGTCGTCGCCGCCATCGTGCCCTGGAACAGTCAGCTGTTCCTGTCGGCGGTCAAGCTGGGGCCGGCGCTGGCCGCCGGCTGCACGGCGGTGCTGAAGGCCAGCGAGGACGGGCCCGCGCCGCTGCTGGAATTCGCGCGGCTGGTCCAGCAGGCAGGCTTTCCGCCGGGAGTCGTCAATATCCTGACCGGCGGACCCGAGGCCGGCAAGGCGCTGACCACGCATCCGCTGGTCGCCCATATCGCCTTCACCGGCGGGCCGGAAACCGCGCGCCATATCGTGCGCGCTTCGGCCGAGAACCTGTCGCGCACCTCGCTGGAGCTGGGCGGCAAATCGCCCTTTATCGTCTTCGACGACGCCGATCTGGACAGTGCCGCCAATGCCCAGGTCGCCGGCATCTTCGCCGCGACCGGCCAAAGCTGCGTCGCCGGCTCGCGCCTTCTGGTGCAGAACGGCATCAAGGACGAGATGCTGGCGCGGCTCAAGGCCAAGGCCGAGGCGGTGCGCATCGGCGCCCCGGGCGACATATCCACCGAGGTCGGGCCGCTTTGCACCCTGCGCCAGCGCGCCCGGATCGAGGAGATCGTCGCCGCATCGGTCGCCATCGGGGCCAGGCTGATCACCGGCGGGCAGTCGCCAGAGGGCGAGGGCTTCTATTACCCGCCAACGATCCTTGATTGCAGCGCCGTGCCCGATGCGCCCTGCGTAACCCAAGAGCTGTTCGGCCCGGTGCTTTCCGTCGTCGGCTTCGACACCGAGGAAGACGCGCTGCGCATCGCCAACGGCACGCCCTATGGCCTGGCCTCGGGCGTATTTACCCGCGACCTGACGCGAGCGCACCGGATGATCCGCGGCATCCGCGCCGGCGTGGTCTGGGTCAACACCTATCGCGCAGTCTCGCCCATCGCGCCCTTTGGGGGGCATGGGCTGTCGGGGCATGGACGCGAGGGCGGGCTGGCGGCGGCGCTGGACTATACGACCGTCAAGACGGTGTGGCTGCGAACCTCGGACGATCCGATCCCCGACCCTTTCGTGATGCGCTGA
- a CDS encoding LLM class flavin-dependent oxidoreductase produces the protein MKFSLFIHMERVSPDEDQKKLYQEMLELCRIADEGGMHAIWTGEHHGMNFTISPNPFLNLVDIARQTKNVRLGTGTVIAPFWHPIRLAGEAAMTDLITGGRLDLGIARGAYSFEYERMLPGLDAWGAGQRMRELIPAIQKLWQGDYEHQGEFWQFPRTTSSPLPVQQPHPPIWVAARDPNSHEFAVEHGCNVQVTPLHQGDEEVVSLMERFNAACEKHSGRPRPKIMVLRHTYVADSEEDAQRGAEELNMFYNYFGAWFKNEKPISMGLIETITPAEAAKHPFYSPEAMRKNQIVGEAPEVIERIKSYEALGYDEFSFWIDSGMSFERKRASLERFLGDVMPAFA, from the coding sequence ATGAAATTCTCACTCTTCATCCATATGGAGCGCGTCTCGCCGGACGAGGACCAGAAGAAGCTCTATCAGGAGATGCTGGAGCTTTGCCGTATCGCCGACGAAGGCGGAATGCATGCCATCTGGACGGGCGAACATCACGGGATGAACTTCACCATCTCTCCGAACCCGTTCCTGAACCTGGTCGACATCGCCCGGCAGACCAAGAACGTCCGTCTTGGAACCGGGACGGTGATCGCGCCCTTCTGGCATCCGATCCGGCTGGCGGGCGAGGCAGCGATGACCGATCTCATCACCGGAGGGCGGCTGGACCTGGGCATCGCCCGCGGCGCCTACAGCTTCGAATATGAGCGGATGCTGCCGGGGCTTGATGCCTGGGGCGCGGGTCAGCGGATGCGCGAGTTGATCCCCGCGATCCAGAAGCTCTGGCAGGGCGATTACGAACATCAGGGCGAATTCTGGCAATTTCCCAGGACCACCTCCTCGCCCCTGCCGGTGCAGCAGCCGCATCCGCCGATCTGGGTCGCGGCACGCGATCCGAACAGCCATGAGTTTGCCGTCGAGCACGGCTGCAACGTCCAGGTCACGCCCCTGCATCAGGGCGACGAGGAGGTCGTCAGCCTGATGGAGCGTTTCAACGCCGCCTGCGAAAAGCATTCCGGCCGGCCCCGCCCGAAGATCATGGTCCTGCGCCATACCTATGTCGCCGACAGCGAGGAGGATGCGCAGCGCGGCGCCGAAGAGCTGAACATGTTCTACAACTATTTCGGTGCCTGGTTCAAAAACGAGAAGCCGATTTCGATGGGCCTGATCGAGACGATCACCCCCGCCGAGGCCGCGAAGCACCCCTTCTATTCGCCCGAGGCAATGCGCAAGAACCAGATCGTCGGCGAAGCGCCGGAGGTCATCGAGCGTATCAAATCCTACGAGGCGCTTGGCTATGACGAGTTCAGCTTCTGGATCGACAGCGGGATGAGCTTCGAGCGCAAGCGCGCTTCGCTGGAACGCTTCCTTGGCGACGTCATGCCGGCCTTCGCGTGA
- a CDS encoding alpha/beta fold hydrolase has product MMSRTLPLSDGATVRLIEAGRGEPLLLIHGVGMRAEAWEPQIDALSAHHHVIAVDMPGHGASSPLPADAHLPDFVAWAARLVEALGLGPVNLAGHSMGALVAAGLAVERPDLVRRLALLNAVHRRSPEARAAVLARADEIARGEGDNEAPLIRWFGPNQVAIRNKVAHWLDGIDPQGYATAYRAFAEGDTIYADRLAEIACPTLVLTGDGDRNSSAQMSHEMADAIPLGRALIVAGHRHMVNMTAPYIVNDALTNWLRWDETNMTPFDPRALRDAFGCFMTGVTVVTTTSEGMPLGFTANSFSSVSLDPPLLLVSIARTSRNFGHFVNAGHFAINVLAESQKDVSGTFARPVEDRFATVEWSPGPAGSPVLSGVSAWFDCRLSQLVEAGDHAILIGEIKGFAASQEPGLGYYRGAYITPAQTAAQLPTGPDVMIAAIVEAWGEVLLVEDGQGGLALPEARVGREGVQAALTQLLRDSAPDAAPGEIYAVYDGAAPGRQHIAFRCPATSTDARKGRFVPLESDHLKSVSDPATRSMLDRLAAESRLGNYGVYFGSHIEGQVTHKQGAGA; this is encoded by the coding sequence ATGATGTCTCGAACCCTGCCGCTGTCTGACGGCGCCACCGTCCGGCTGATCGAGGCCGGGCGCGGTGAGCCCTTGCTGCTGATCCATGGCGTCGGCATGCGGGCCGAGGCCTGGGAGCCGCAGATAGATGCTCTGTCCGCCCATCACCATGTCATCGCGGTGGACATGCCGGGACATGGTGCCTCGTCCCCGCTGCCGGCAGACGCGCACCTGCCAGATTTCGTCGCTTGGGCGGCGCGTCTGGTCGAGGCGCTGGGACTTGGGCCGGTCAATTTGGCCGGCCATTCCATGGGGGCGCTGGTCGCGGCTGGCCTGGCGGTCGAGCGTCCCGACCTGGTCCGGCGCCTGGCACTGCTCAACGCGGTCCATCGCCGCTCGCCCGAGGCTCGCGCCGCCGTCCTGGCCCGCGCCGACGAGATCGCCCGCGGCGAAGGTGACAACGAAGCACCGCTGATCCGCTGGTTCGGCCCCAATCAGGTCGCCATCCGCAACAAGGTGGCGCACTGGCTGGACGGTATCGACCCGCAGGGTTACGCCACTGCTTACCGCGCCTTTGCCGAGGGCGATACGATCTATGCCGACCGACTGGCTGAAATCGCCTGCCCGACGCTGGTGCTGACCGGTGACGGCGACCGCAACTCCAGCGCGCAGATGAGCCACGAGATGGCCGATGCGATCCCCTTGGGCCGTGCGCTGATCGTCGCCGGGCATCGCCATATGGTGAACATGACGGCACCCTACATCGTGAACGATGCCCTGACAAACTGGCTCAGATGGGACGAAACCAATATGACGCCATTCGATCCCCGCGCGCTGCGCGACGCCTTCGGCTGCTTCATGACGGGTGTGACGGTCGTGACCACCACGTCGGAAGGCATGCCGCTGGGTTTCACCGCCAACTCCTTTTCTTCGGTTTCGCTGGATCCCCCGCTCCTGCTGGTTTCGATCGCCAGGACATCGCGCAACTTCGGGCATTTCGTGAATGCGGGCCATTTCGCGATCAACGTGCTGGCGGAAAGCCAGAAGGATGTCTCGGGCACTTTCGCCCGCCCGGTCGAGGATCGCTTTGCTACGGTGGAGTGGTCGCCCGGCCCGGCAGGGTCGCCGGTGCTCTCGGGCGTCTCGGCCTGGTTCGACTGCCGGCTTTCGCAACTGGTCGAAGCGGGCGATCACGCCATCCTGATCGGCGAGATCAAAGGCTTCGCCGCCTCGCAAGAGCCCGGCCTGGGATATTACCGCGGCGCCTATATCACGCCTGCGCAGACCGCAGCGCAACTGCCGACCGGCCCTGACGTGATGATAGCCGCCATCGTCGAGGCCTGGGGTGAAGTCCTGCTGGTCGAGGACGGACAGGGCGGGCTGGCGCTGCCCGAAGCTCGGGTCGGGCGCGAGGGCGTGCAAGCCGCCTTGACACAGCTTTTGCGCGATAGCGCCCCCGACGCCGCGCCGGGCGAGATCTATGCCGTCTACGACGGCGCGGCGCCCGGCCGCCAGCACATCGCCTTCCGCTGCCCGGCGACCTCGACCGATGCGCGGAAGGGACGCTTTGTCCCGCTGGAATCGGATCATCTGAAATCCGTCAGCGATCCAGCCACCCGGTCGATGCTGGATCGGCTGGCGGCGGAATCACGGCTTGGCAATTACGGCGTCTATTTCGGATCGCATATCGAAGGTCAGGTCACGCATAAACAGGGAGCAGGGGCATGA
- a CDS encoding amino acid synthesis family protein — protein MTAEIRKTLLNIETTLIEGGRAAPQPLKLITAAAVLKNPWAGRGYVDDLKPEIHAVAPILGELLTDMVIEAAGGGGKVEAYGKAAVVGLDGEVEHASALIHTLRFGNHYRSAVGAKSYLAFTNTRGPANAPIMIPLMDKNDEGRRSHYLTIQFAIPDAPAADEIVVALGASIGGRPHHRIGDRYQDLKDLGHDVSNPAAV, from the coding sequence ATGACAGCGGAAATCCGCAAGACCTTGCTGAATATCGAGACCACGCTGATCGAAGGCGGTCGCGCCGCGCCGCAGCCTTTGAAGCTGATCACTGCCGCCGCCGTGCTGAAGAACCCTTGGGCGGGGCGCGGTTATGTCGACGACCTCAAGCCGGAAATCCACGCCGTCGCCCCCATCCTCGGCGAGTTGCTGACCGATATGGTGATCGAGGCCGCCGGCGGCGGCGGCAAGGTCGAAGCCTATGGCAAGGCCGCCGTGGTCGGCCTCGATGGCGAGGTCGAGCATGCCAGCGCGCTGATCCACACGCTGCGCTTCGGCAACCATTACCGCAGCGCGGTGGGGGCGAAATCCTATCTGGCCTTCACCAACACCCGCGGCCCGGCGAACGCCCCGATCATGATCCCGCTGATGGACAAGAACGACGAGGGCCGCCGCTCGCATTATCTGACGATCCAGTTCGCGATCCCGGATGCCCCGGCCGCCGACGAGATCGTCGTCGCGCTTGGTGCCTCGATCGGCGGGCGCCCGCATCACCGCATCGGAGACCGCTATCAGGATCTGAAGGATCTGGGCCATGATGTCTCGAACCCTGCCGCTGTCTGA
- a CDS encoding GntR family transcriptional regulator, which yields MERLRAAIMSGRFPSGYRLVERTLVDQLGVSRSVIREAIRYLEAEGLVEIRPRQGPIVATLDWDKARQIYDIRLRLEAAAAADCARLLDASARADLQAALQRLKEAFLSDDPQVLYDATTRFYEVIFVTAGHHIAWEIVQRLNGRISRLRALTLASTDRHVSGQARMQRIAEAIFAQDPDRASEAVREHLTEAAEIASKLLHVANEGARRTGQ from the coding sequence GTGGAGCGCTTGCGCGCCGCGATCATGTCGGGGCGCTTTCCGTCCGGTTACCGGCTCGTCGAACGGACGCTGGTCGATCAGCTGGGCGTCTCGCGATCCGTCATCCGCGAGGCGATCCGCTATCTGGAGGCCGAGGGCCTGGTCGAGATCCGGCCCCGGCAAGGGCCGATCGTCGCGACCCTCGACTGGGACAAGGCCCGGCAGATCTATGACATCCGCCTGCGGCTGGAGGCGGCGGCGGCGGCGGATTGCGCCAGGCTTCTCGACGCGTCTGCCCGTGCCGATCTGCAGGCCGCGCTTCAGCGCCTCAAGGAAGCCTTTCTATCCGACGATCCTCAGGTGCTCTATGATGCGACGACGCGGTTTTACGAGGTTATCTTCGTCACCGCCGGGCATCACATCGCCTGGGAGATCGTCCAGCGCCTCAACGGGCGCATTTCGCGACTTCGGGCGCTGACACTGGCCTCGACCGACCGGCATGTATCGGGGCAGGCCCGGATGCAGCGCATTGCCGAGGCGATTTTCGCGCAAGATCCGGACCGGGCAAGCGAAGCCGTGCGCGAGCATCTGACCGAAGCCGCGGAAATCGCGAGCAAACTGCTGCATGTGGCCAATGAGGGCGCTCGAAGGACGGGGCAATGA
- a CDS encoding DUF1330 domain-containing protein, producing the protein MSAYWIAHVTVHDPAAYAGYQALAPKAFAKFGAEFLARGGASETLEGPVLQRHVVIRFPDLARARDCFYSREYQEARACRDGACEAHVVIVEGASDPSS; encoded by the coding sequence ATGAGTGCATATTGGATCGCCCACGTGACTGTTCACGACCCGGCGGCCTATGCCGGGTATCAGGCGCTGGCTCCCAAGGCCTTCGCGAAGTTCGGTGCAGAGTTCCTGGCTCGCGGCGGCGCATCCGAGACCTTGGAAGGTCCCGTCCTCCAGCGCCATGTCGTGATCCGGTTTCCCGATCTGGCCCGTGCCCGCGACTGCTTTTATTCTCGGGAATATCAGGAAGCACGTGCTTGCCGCGATGGCGCATGCGAAGCGCATGTCGTGATTGTGGAAGGCGCTTCGGACCCGTCGTCCTGA
- a CDS encoding carboxymuconolactone decarboxylase family protein, whose product MAEDQELFDKGLPIRREVLGADYVDSSMQRADDFMMSFQRATTAWAWGWAWGDPTLDRKTRSLLNLAMLTALGRTPEIKLHVRGALNNGVTVDEIRATLLHATAYCGIPAGLDAFKAAHEVLLAEGAVPKPDAGE is encoded by the coding sequence ATGGCCGAAGATCAGGAACTGTTCGACAAGGGCCTGCCGATCCGGCGCGAGGTGTTGGGCGCGGACTATGTCGACAGTTCGATGCAGCGGGCGGACGACTTCATGATGTCGTTTCAGCGGGCGACCACGGCTTGGGCCTGGGGCTGGGCCTGGGGCGATCCGACCCTGGACCGCAAGACGCGCAGCCTGCTGAACCTTGCCATGCTGACCGCGCTAGGCCGCACCCCCGAGATCAAGCTGCATGTGCGGGGTGCACTGAACAACGGCGTCACCGTGGACGAGATCCGCGCTACATTGCTGCATGCCACGGCTTATTGCGGCATCCCGGCCGGCCTTGATGCCTTCAAGGCGGCGCATGAGGTCCTGTTGGCCGAAGGGGCCGTTCCCAAGCCGGATGCAGGCGAGTAG
- the tnpB gene encoding IS66 family insertion sequence element accessory protein TnpB (TnpB, as the term is used for proteins encoded by IS66 family insertion elements, is considered an accessory protein, since TnpC, encoded by a neighboring gene, is a DDE family transposase.), with amino-acid sequence MIPVPATTRVWLAAGVTDMRKGFAALAAQAEAVLKQDPFAGHLFVFRGRRGDLVKVIWWDGQGACMFMKRLEKGRFVWPSAKEGKVALTPAQLSMLLEGIDWRAPERTWRPLAAG; translated from the coding sequence GTGATCCCGGTTCCGGCCACTACGAGGGTCTGGCTGGCGGCCGGGGTGACGGACATGCGCAAGGGCTTTGCAGCGCTCGCGGCGCAGGCCGAGGCCGTGCTGAAGCAGGACCCGTTCGCCGGGCATCTGTTCGTGTTCCGGGGCCGTCGTGGCGATCTGGTGAAGGTCATCTGGTGGGACGGGCAAGGGGCTTGCATGTTCATGAAGCGGCTGGAGAAGGGGCGGTTCGTCTGGCCCTCGGCGAAGGAAGGCAAGGTGGCGCTGACGCCGGCGCAGCTGTCGATGCTCCTGGAAGGGATCGACTGGCGCGCGCCGGAGCGGACCTGGAGGCCCTTGGCGGCAGGCTAA